From Thermonema lapsum, the proteins below share one genomic window:
- a CDS encoding DUF4249 domain-containing protein: MYRLLVYVLFAGLCLFACNLEKTIEVKLPAHESKLVVECYLEHGKPYRLLLTESVNYFSSPALPNVDDATVVITHRGQSVLLEYKPQLDTLTGKIYNYVSDKLVDSTGGGTYRLEIRDTRGRRITAETAFLPKVPITEITWEFEDKNKEEKSSTAKALLLIRHPEDPNQENYYRMRILKDSAQKLINKLDFVYRGLFATNGEVTLGTSYRFKDKDTLQVILYHIDRRFYDYFRTVDDAIGANGNPFAPPANIISGVEGGWGVFAALSYDQKTVVIRKDTTQRQSQQPLRRR, encoded by the coding sequence ATGTATCGTCTGCTTGTGTATGTATTATTTGCCGGCTTGTGTCTATTTGCCTGCAACCTCGAAAAAACCATAGAGGTGAAATTGCCGGCACATGAATCGAAATTGGTGGTAGAGTGCTACTTAGAGCACGGCAAGCCCTATCGTCTGTTGCTTACCGAGAGCGTGAATTATTTCAGCAGTCCTGCCCTGCCCAACGTTGACGACGCCACGGTGGTGATTACCCACCGAGGGCAAAGCGTTTTACTTGAATATAAACCACAATTAGACACGCTCACTGGCAAAATATACAACTATGTGTCTGATAAGTTGGTGGATTCTACGGGCGGTGGTACCTATCGGCTTGAAATCAGAGACACACGCGGGCGGCGCATCACCGCCGAAACAGCTTTTTTGCCCAAAGTGCCTATCACCGAAATTACATGGGAATTTGAAGACAAAAACAAAGAAGAAAAAAGCAGCACAGCCAAAGCCCTGTTGCTCATACGCCACCCCGAAGACCCGAACCAAGAGAATTATTACCGCATGCGTATTTTAAAAGACAGTGCACAAAAACTTATCAACAAATTGGATTTTGTGTATCGTGGTCTCTTTGCTACCAACGGGGAGGTAACACTGGGCACTTCCTATCGTTTCAAAGACAAAGACACTTTGCAGGTCATACTCTATCACATCGACCGGCGCTTTTATGACTACTTCCGAACGGTAGACGACGCTATCGGTGCCAACGGCAACCCTTTTGCCCCGCCCGCCAATATTATTTCGGGAGTAGAAGGCGGCTGGGGGGTATTTGCAGCCCTAAGCTATGACCAAAAAACGGTGGTAATTCGAAAAGACACTACTCAACGCCAATCCCAACAACCGTTGAGAAGGCGATAG